CTGCCTGCGGGCACCTTGTTGATCCTCGCGCTCCTGCTGCTGGCACCGGCCGTCGCCCCACGCGGAGCGCCAGTGGCCGATAACAACAATACCTAACGATACGGTTTGTAAAACCGAACACCTACGGGACTTGACCCATGATCTTCTCCAACGACCGCACCGAGCTGCGCCGCATGTACCAAGACGCCTGGCAGCGGGCCCGCGACGGCGCCCCTCTCGAGCCCCTGCAGGCGCAGATCGTCGATGTAATCGGCGAGCATCCCGAGTACCACGCGCTGGTCGAAGCGCCGCAGACGCTGGAGCGAGATTGGACGCCGGAGGAAGGCCAGGCCAATCCCTTCCTGCATATGTCCCTGCACCTGGCGATTCGCGAGCAATGCGCCACCAACCGCCCCGCCGGCATCGGCCAGGTGAGGGAGCGCCTGAGCACTCAGTTCGGCGGCGCCCACCAGGCCGAACACGCCATGCTGGAGATTCTGGGCCGCACCCTGTGGGAGGCCCAGCGCGCCGGTCAAGCGCCTGACGAGCAACGCTATCTGCGAACGCTGCAAGGGCTCATCCGCACCCCCTGAGCGATGCCGCTCGCCCACCTAGGCGGCCGAGGAGAGCCCTGCCGCGGCCGCTCAGCGCTGTAACCCATCGGCATCCAGAGCAACCCGGAATACAATCGCTCGAAGATGGTCGGACCTTACTGACCCCGGGCGAGCAGCGTTGCTGCGCTGCCGCCCGAGCCTTTGAGCCGCGAGGAGTTCCGTGTGTCCGCAAGTACCGACAGCGCCGTGAGCGATATCCCCCCCGCGTCACGCTACCCCGTGCAGGGTGCCGGCCTGGGCCTGCGGCGCGACTTTCTCACCAAGGCGATGGCCAACCCGCCCGCCGTCGATTTCATGGAGATCGCGCCGGAGAACTGGGTGGGCGTCGGCGGCGCTCTGGCCCGCAAGCTGCGCTTTTTCACCGAGCGCTACCCCTTCCTGTCGCACGGCTTGTCCCTCTCCATCGGTGGACCTGCGCCGCTGGATGAGACCTTCCTGGGCCAGCTCAAAGCGTTTCTGGACGAACACGGCATCCGCTTCTACAGCGATCACTTGAGCTACTGCGGCGACGACGGTCAGCTCTACGACCTGCTGCCGATCCCGTTCACGGAAGAGGCCGTGCACTACGTGGCGGGCCGCATCCGTCGTGTGCAGGACGTGCTCGAGCGACGCATCGCGGTGGAGAATGTGTCCTACTACGCAGCCCCCGGCCAGGAGATGGCCGAGACGGACTTCATCAACGCCGTGTTGGAAGAGGCCGACTGCGACCTGCTGCTCGACATCAACAACGTCTACGTCAACAGCATCAACCACCGCTACGACGCCGAGGCTTACCTGGCGGCGATGCCCGCCGAGCGCGTGGTGTACTTCCACATCGCCGGGCACTACGTGGAAGCGGAAGACCTGCGCGTGGATACGCACGGCAGCGACGTTTGCGATCCAGTCTGGGATCTCCTGCACAAGGCGTACGCCCGCTTCGGTGTGGTGCCGACGCTGCTCGAGCGCGACTTCAACATCCCGCCGCTACCGCAACTGTTGACCGAGGTCGAACAGATCCGCGCCATCCAGCGCGCTAGCGAAGGCGCCGAGGCTCACCGTCATGGCTGAGGGCTACACGTCCGAGGAGCCGCTCAGCGAGCGCCCCCGCTTCCAGCAACTGCAGTACGGCCTCACCGCCCACATTCGTCGCCCGGACAAGCATCCAGCGCCGAGCGATATCGAGGATCGGCGGATCAAGGTCTACCGCGACCTGCTGTTCAACAACATCACCGGTCTGATCGGCTCCACCTTCCCGGTGATCCGCACGCTCTACCGCGCCAAGCCCGACGGCGAAGCGGCCTGGCGGCGACTCACGCGCGCCTACTTCTCGCGCCACATCGCCCGCACGGCCCTGTTCCCCAAGGTACCCGAGGAGTTCCTGCGCTACCTGCAGGAGACCCACGCACTGACGGCGGAGGATCCACCGTTTCTCCTCGAGCTCGCCCACTACGAGTGGGTGGAGCTGGCCCTGTCGATCGACCAGGCGGAGATCGATGAGGCCACCGCTGATCCCGAGGGTGACCTCCTGGACGGGCATCCCGTGCTGTCGCCGGTGGCCTGGCCCCTCGCCTACCAATACCCCGTACACCGCATCTCGCCGAAGTTCCAACCGGACGCGCCCGGCGAGCAGCCGACCTTCCTCGTGGTCTACCGCGACCGTGAGGACAAGGTGGGCTTCATGGAGATCAACCCGGTCACCGCCCAGCTCCTGGAGCAGCTTCGCGCTGCGCCGGGCCAGCACACGGGGCGTGAACTCCTGCACGCCATCGCCCAGCAGCTCGGTCATCCGCAGCCGGAGGTGGTGGTGCAGGGGGGCGCTGAGATCCTTCGAACGCTGCGCGCGCGAGACATCATTCTCGGCGCTCGCCCCGACGACAACTGATCCGATTCGAACACCTTCCACGGAGGACCCATGCTGGCATTCATCGAGGCTTTCAACCGCATCTACGTGATGGCTTTCGGTGCCCTGCGGCACCTCGACGGCCTCGCCCCGCTGGCAATCCGTCTCTACCTGACCCCTGTGATGCTCTCCTCCGGCTACACCAAGCTCACGGGGGACAACTTCTTCATGCACATCCAGGAGGACTTCCCGTTCCCCTTCAACGTGCTGCCCTCGGCCCTCAGCTGGTTCCTCGCCACCTGGACGGAGTTCTTAGGCGGCATCCTGCTGTTCTTCGGCGTGGCCGTGCGGGTGATCGCCATCCCCCTGCTGGTCACCATGTGGGTGGCGGCCGTGTCCGTACACTGGGATAACGGCTGGGCGGCGATCGCACCGTCCAACCCGTCGCCCGTGTGCATCGAAGGCACCGACGAGCGCGCGCAGGCGAACGCATTCGTGAAGTTCGTCAAGTGCTACAACGTCAACGAGCGCACTATCGACGCCTCCGAGCGCCTGGCCAAGGGCAAGGAGATCATGCAGGCGAACGGTCGCTGGAGCTGGCTCAACGCCCACGGCAGCTTCGTCAAGCTGAACAGCGGTATCGAGTTCGCCACCACCTACTTCGTGATGCTACTGGTGCTGCTCTTCATGGGCGGTGGACGCTACGTGAGCGTGGACTGGTGGTTGGGTCACTGGGTAGATCGGCGCCTCTGACCCGCGCCCCACGCATCTGAAGGCGGTTGGGCGGGGTCACCCCCGCCCGCCGCCGCCCCTCCTGGGGCCGCCTTCCCTACCCCGGCGGCCAGCTCAGCGAACGGCCACCGAGCACGTGCAGGTGCAGGTGAAACACCGTTTGCCCTGCCCCTTCGCCATTGTTCACCACCAATCGGAAGGCATCTGCGTAGCCCTCCTGTTGCGCGACCTTGGCTGCCGTCAGCATCAGGTGGCCCAGCACCGCCTGGTGCTCGGCCTGCGCCGATGACAGCATGTCGATCGGCTCCTTGGGGATCACCAGCACGTGCAGAGGCGCCTGCGGCGCGATGTCCCTGAAGGCGAGGGCGTGGTCGTCTTCGTAGACGATGTCGGCGGGAATCTCCCGCTTGATGATCTTCGTGAAAATGGTCTGCGACATGCGCATGCGCCTCCAGCGAACGAAATAGAACCGTTGGTGCCCGCGACGGCTTGGCGGGCCTACTCGCCGATCTTATACTGCCGGCGCGCCAGCTGACGCGCCTCCCTTCACCCGCGGCAGGTCGAGCTGCCGCCGCCACTCACGGACGTTCATCGTCATGGCATCGCCTTCCGCCTCGCGCGCCTCCAGGGCTCGGCGCACGTGGGACACGATCCGGCGCAGTCTGCGCAACGAGACGGCGGATGCCACCCAAGGCCCCGTCGCAGACTCGCTCACCTTGCTCGCCATCCCCATGGCCGCAGAGATGCTGCTCGAGGGGGTGTTCGCGATCGTCGACATCGTGCTGGTGGCCCGCCTCGGCAAGGAAGCGATCTCCGCCGTGGGCCTCACGGAGGCGATGTTGACCCTGATCTACGCCGTGGCCATCGGCCTCGCCTCCGCGGCGACGGCGATGGTGGCGCGACGGGTCGGCGAAGGCGACCCTGAGGCCGCCGCTGACGTAGGCGGCCAGGTGCTGCTCCTGTGCGCTGCCCTCGGCCTCGCGATCGCCCTGGTGGGGTTCAACTTCGCCGATGAACTCCTGTCCCTGATCGGGGCCGACCAGGCGGTGATCGAGACCGGTCTGCACTATACGACCATTCAGCTCGGGGGCGCGTTCTCCGTGCTCGCCCTGTTCGTCATCAACGGCGTCTTCCGCGGCGCGGGCAACGCCGCCATCGCCATGCGCGCTCTGTGGCTCTCGAATGCGATCAACATCGTCCTCGATCCCCTGCTGATCTTCGGCTTGGGGCCCTTCCCGGCGATGGGCGTGACGGGCGCGGCGGTGGCCACGGTGATCGGTCGCTCGGCGGGGGTGCTCTACCAGTGCTGGCACCTGTTCGGCGGCACCCAAGCGGTGCACCTGAGCCTCGGCTCCCTGTTGCCGCGCCCGCGCCTGATGGGACGGTTGATCTACGTCGCCTCCGGCGCCATCGCCCAGTTCCTGTTCTCCACCTCGGCGTGGATCTTCCTCATGCGCATCGTCGCCACCTTCGGCAGCGGCGCCGTGGCGGGCTACACGATCGCGATCCGCATCGTCGACTTCGTGATCCTGCCGATGTGGGGCCTTGGCAATGCCACTGCCACCATGGTGGGTCAGAACCTCGGCGCCAAGCAGCCCCAGCGGGCGGAGGATGCGGTTTGGCTAGCGTCGCGCTTCACCTTCCTGGTGATGACGAGCGGTGGCATCACCCTGGCGCTGGTGGCGCCGTACCTGATAGGCCTCCTGATAGATGATGCCGAGACCCTGCGCTACGGCGTCGCGGCCCTGAGGTTCTTCGGGGTCGGCCTCGGCGCACTGTCCTTGGGACTGATGCTGATCCAGGCGTTCAACGGCGCCGGCGACACCCACACGCCCATGCGCCTGAACTTCGTCGTCTTCTGGGTGCTGCAACTGCCCATGGCGTGGCTGCTGGCGAAGCAGGCCGGGCTCGGGCCGTACGGCGTGTTCACCGCGGTCATCGTGTGCGAGAGCATCCTCTCCGTCGCCGCGTTCTTGCTGTTTCGGCGCGGACGGTGGAAGCTACGAGAGGTGTAGGTCAGCCCCACAGGAAGGAAGTCGGCATGTCGAAACAGCGTTCCAGGGTCGGCCTTGCGGCCCACCGGATACCGCAGGCCCTTATCCTCCTCCTAGTGCACTCGGCCGCGACCGTCGCGGAGACGCCCCCTACGCTTCCCACCTGGCTCGTAGGTTGCTGGGAATCCGAGGACGGGCGGTCCCTCGAGGCCTGGTCGCAGGACGATGACACCACGCTGATCGGCTTCTCGAGCATCGTGAGCGAGGGCAAGGTGTCCTTCTACGAACTCATGAGTATCCGCTTGCACGAGGACGGCCAGTTGGTCTTCACGGCGTACCCATCGAATCAGCCAGGTGGCTCGTTTCCCACCGTTCGTCAGGAAGCGCAGGGCATCGTGTTCCAAAATGGCGAGCACGACTACCCCCAGCGCATTCGCTACCGTCGAGCCGGCGAGCAGCTGATCGCCGACATCGCCTTGAGCAACGGTGACCAACAGGTCGACTTCCGCAAGTCAGCCTGCGGCGGAAAGTAGCCCCCGGCCCTGGCGCCTCGCCTACTCGTCGCCCATCCCCACGTAGAGGTTGTCGATCACGGTGGTGAGATCCTCGCCATCGCCGGTGGCGTCGAATGCTTCGCCGTAGAAGCGCACGCGCAGCGGGCCGGACCCGGCGAGCACTGAGGCGGGAATGGACAAGGTCTGCAAGGACTGGATGTCCGCGGTCTCTCGCGCGCGCACGGCGCCCAGGAACTCGAAGGTGTCACCCCCGTCACCGGACACCTCCACCGCGAGCTTAGCCAGGCCCCTGACGGCCTGCTGCACAAACAGCTGGAACTCGATGACCAGTTCGCCACTCCCGAGCGCGGGCAACGGCATCTCGAAATCGACGTAGCCACGCGTTTTGAGCTCGGCGCGCGACATCGACGCGATGCGAAGGGCCTGCAAGCCCCCGTAGATGCCCTCGCCCTCATCGATGATGCGTACGTCGAAGTCGTCGGCCACTTCCGAGTAGCCGCCTAGGTAGATGGGATCATCGAAGGGACGCCATTCCCCATCCCCCTCGGGATCGATCTGCACCCCGGTCTCGACGATCACCGGGGGCAGGTCGTTGGCATTCTGCCCTTGCGCGGGCGAAGCCGTGTAGTGATCGAAGGCGTCGAAGTAGAGGTAGCGCTCGAACCAGCGCTTGCACGACTCGATGGTGGTCGGATGCGAGATGCAGATCCTGTGCGCCGGGTTGTTGGCATCGCTCGGGAAGACGTTGGCCTCGAAGGTGCAGCGCTTGCCCTGGGCGTTCAGGGCCTCGCACACATCGCGCATAGCCTGCTCCGTGGGGCCATCGTTCGGCAGACCCGAGACGCCCGCGTCTTCCATGTCGTCCGGGTTGTGATCGTTGAAGCACACATCGACCGGGTCGGAGGCGCAGGAGACGATCTTGAACATGTCGTGACCGAAGTCCTCTCCGGTCCACGGTGCGTGGCCTACGCTCACGAGCGAGTCCTGCTTCATCAACCCGCACCCCTCCGGCACCAGGCCCGCCAGGGTGGCGCACTGCTCGTCGCCAACGCCCTCGGGGAGCAGTTCATTGCAGGCGAAGGCGTCTCCGTGAGGCACGTTGACTCGAAAGCGCTTACAGATGTTGTTGACGCGGGTGCCGTTGCCCGTGCCG
This window of the Pseudomonadota bacterium genome carries:
- a CDS encoding DUF1841 family protein gives rise to the protein MIFSNDRTELRRMYQDAWQRARDGAPLEPLQAQIVDVIGEHPEYHALVEAPQTLERDWTPEEGQANPFLHMSLHLAIREQCATNRPAGIGQVRERLSTQFGGAHQAEHAMLEILGRTLWEAQRAGQAPDEQRYLRTLQGLIRTP
- a CDS encoding DUF692 domain-containing protein is translated as MSASTDSAVSDIPPASRYPVQGAGLGLRRDFLTKAMANPPAVDFMEIAPENWVGVGGALARKLRFFTERYPFLSHGLSLSIGGPAPLDETFLGQLKAFLDEHGIRFYSDHLSYCGDDGQLYDLLPIPFTEEAVHYVAGRIRRVQDVLERRIAVENVSYYAAPGQEMAETDFINAVLEEADCDLLLDINNVYVNSINHRYDAEAYLAAMPAERVVYFHIAGHYVEAEDLRVDTHGSDVCDPVWDLLHKAYARFGVVPTLLERDFNIPPLPQLLTEVEQIRAIQRASEGAEAHRHG
- a CDS encoding putative DNA-binding domain-containing protein; the encoded protein is MAEGYTSEEPLSERPRFQQLQYGLTAHIRRPDKHPAPSDIEDRRIKVYRDLLFNNITGLIGSTFPVIRTLYRAKPDGEAAWRRLTRAYFSRHIARTALFPKVPEEFLRYLQETHALTAEDPPFLLELAHYEWVELALSIDQAEIDEATADPEGDLLDGHPVLSPVAWPLAYQYPVHRISPKFQPDAPGEQPTFLVVYRDREDKVGFMEINPVTAQLLEQLRAAPGQHTGRELLHAIAQQLGHPQPEVVVQGGAEILRTLRARDIILGARPDDN
- a CDS encoding DoxX family protein: MLAFIEAFNRIYVMAFGALRHLDGLAPLAIRLYLTPVMLSSGYTKLTGDNFFMHIQEDFPFPFNVLPSALSWFLATWTEFLGGILLFFGVAVRVIAIPLLVTMWVAAVSVHWDNGWAAIAPSNPSPVCIEGTDERAQANAFVKFVKCYNVNERTIDASERLAKGKEIMQANGRWSWLNAHGSFVKLNSGIEFATTYFVMLLVLLFMGGGRYVSVDWWLGHWVDRRL
- a CDS encoding histidine triad nucleotide-binding protein, whose product is MSQTIFTKIIKREIPADIVYEDDHALAFRDIAPQAPLHVLVIPKEPIDMLSSAQAEHQAVLGHLMLTAAKVAQQEGYADAFRLVVNNGEGAGQTVFHLHLHVLGGRSLSWPPG
- a CDS encoding MATE family efflux transporter — translated: MASPSASRASRARRTWDTIRRSLRNETADATQGPVADSLTLLAIPMAAEMLLEGVFAIVDIVLVARLGKEAISAVGLTEAMLTLIYAVAIGLASAATAMVARRVGEGDPEAAADVGGQVLLLCAALGLAIALVGFNFADELLSLIGADQAVIETGLHYTTIQLGGAFSVLALFVINGVFRGAGNAAIAMRALWLSNAINIVLDPLLIFGLGPFPAMGVTGAAVATVIGRSAGVLYQCWHLFGGTQAVHLSLGSLLPRPRLMGRLIYVASGAIAQFLFSTSAWIFLMRIVATFGSGAVAGYTIAIRIVDFVILPMWGLGNATATMVGQNLGAKQPQRAEDAVWLASRFTFLVMTSGGITLALVAPYLIGLLIDDAETLRYGVAALRFFGVGLGALSLGLMLIQAFNGAGDTHTPMRLNFVVFWVLQLPMAWLLAKQAGLGPYGVFTAVIVCESILSVAAFLLFRRGRWKLREV
- a CDS encoding DUF6265 family protein encodes the protein MSKQRSRVGLAAHRIPQALILLLVHSAATVAETPPTLPTWLVGCWESEDGRSLEAWSQDDDTTLIGFSSIVSEGKVSFYELMSIRLHEDGQLVFTAYPSNQPGGSFPTVRQEAQGIVFQNGEHDYPQRIRYRRAGEQLIADIALSNGDQQVDFRKSACGGK